The genome window TCTCAGATACGAAATAGACGCCCATCAAGTCCTCAGTGATGCTCGTAATGCCCTTGCCCCAACTCGCGCCGCCGTTGATCGTCCGCAGAACGGTCCCGCCGTCGCCGACGATCCAGCCTCTATCACCGTCAAAGAACGAGATATCATTGAGCCCTGCCTGCGTATCGGTAAATACTGCCTGCCACGCGCGGCCTCCGTCGTTTGTCAGCCACACTCGGCCGCGCGAACCAGCCGCAACACCGATCTCGTTGTCGAGGAACGTAATATCGTTGACATCCTCACGTCCGCCTTCGCTCAGACGCTGCCAGCTTATGCCGGCGTCGTCAGTGCGCAGTATCAGCCCGTTTTCGCCTACAGCCCAGCCGGTGAATCGATCCGCCATCGAGACCGCAACAAGTTTCGGATTAGTGCGAACGTTGAACGGCAGCCACGAACGCCCGCCGTCACCTGTCAGCCAGACCAAGCCGTTCGTGTCGCTCATCGTCCCATGCATACTGTCTGAAAAGCTCAACGACAAAAGGTCGCTGCGGCTAAAAATATTGACCCTTGCCCAGGTCTCACCTGCGTTCTCGCTGCGGGCAACGCACCCGCCAACGCCCGCAACGACAACCGTCGTCGGGCCCAGGAACGCCGCATCAGCGACAGTCGCTCCCGCACACGGGTCGGACGTCCTCCACGCGGCCCCGCCGTCAACCGTTGTCAACACAGCACCATTCATCCCGACCGCGACCGCTCGATCAGCATCGAAGGCGTCAATATTGAGCAGTTGCTGCTCCGTGCCCGAGGTCAACACCTTCCAGGTCACGCCGCCGTCGGTGCTCCTGAGAAGCCGTCCGTAGGTACCTGTGATCCAGCCTGTTTGGCGGTCGGCCCCGGAGAAGGTGACAGCCGACAGATGATCGCGCGTCTCGACCGGAACAACGCTCCAATCCTTGCCTCCATTGATCGTCGTGAGTACCGTGCCGCGTGCACCAACGAGAAACGCACTCAATTTGTCCCTTACAAATACGCCCGCCAACGCGGTATCGGTAGGCACCTCTTGCCGCCGCCACTTGAACCCGCCGTCAACCGTACCGAGCACAGTGGCATCCGACCCGACCGCCAAGCCATGTTCTTTGTCAGCCGCAAAGCTTATCGAATAGAGCGGATTTCCCTGCGGCAACGGATTCTGCCACTGCCAGCCCGCCGACGACCGCAACTGCGCGGAAGAGGGAACCGCGAAACATACGGAAATCACGAAAGCAAGAAATTGAGCCTTTGGGAAACTTCTGATCATCCAACAGCGGGGCTTTTAGTTAGTTCATTTCGCGTATTTCGCGGTTAAATCTCCTTCACGCCGAGGTCAGCGGCAGCATCATCCAGCAGCGTCTCATCGACCGTTCCCAAAGTCGCTATCCGTCTAGCAAGGTCGTCGGCTGCCTCTTGTATCTCGTGCCCGGCGTGGCCGCGCGTCCATTCCCAGTCGATTTGATGCCGTAAAGCCGCCCTTTCGAGCCGTCGCCACCAGTCGTGGTTGGTTTTTTTCTTCCACGTCCCGCCCATGGTCTCGACCACATAGCGCGAATCCGATACTAGATGCACCTCGCACGGTTCCTTCAAAGTTTCGAGCCCGACCGCCGCCGCCGCGATCTCGGCCTGTTGATTGGTCGCATTACCCAGATACTCACCGACAGCCTTCCAAAGTCCCTTGAAACCGAGCAATGCCACCGCGGCGGCACGCGCATTTCCCTTGCCATTGCCCAGGCTCGAACCGTCGCAGACAATAGTGACTTTCTTCATAACGCGATCACGTTATCGACAAAATTATCGAATGTCTCGTCATGCGAGATCACGAACAACTGGTCAAAATTCGTTATCCGGCTGACTTGCATTGCAAGATTCTCACGACGTTCGGCGTCCATGTTGGCCGTCGGCTCGTCGAAGAATGCGATGCGAATATCGGTCAACTGCTTTAGTAACGCCAGCCTCACCGACAATGCCGCCGCCATTTGTTCGCCGCCCGACAAGCTGACAAAGGGCCGCCGGTGGCCGTCTTCCTCAAGCATTATCGCGTAATCTTCGCCCCATTCAAGCGTTCGCTCCGCATTGCCCGTGATCTCGCGAAACAGCAGATTGGCCTCAAGCGAAACGTGATAAACATAATTGCGGGCGACGCGCGGGGCCGCCTCTTTTAGCGTGTCGCGGATGAACGTCGTGGCCTCGGCAACCTTTTCAAGCTTCTCTTTCTCCTTGAATTCGCCGGCAAGTGAGTTCCTGAGTTGGCCAAACCGAGCGATCTCAGCCGTCAATTGCTCGACGCGTCGTCTTGCAGCCTCGTGCGTGGCACGCATCTCGGCTGCACGCCGTTCCACGCCGATCAACGCGTTGCGCTCGTTCTTGTGGAGTTCGGCATCGTAATTGATGCCCACCGCAGCTAATTCACGTTCTGCAGACTCGACTGCGACGGTGGCGGCGGCCAAGGCTGATTTGGCCGCCTCGGCATCGGCCGTTCTTTTGTCCAGCGTTGCTGCCTCAGCCTCGTTCGCAATAAACTGCCGGTGGGCCTCGGCTGTTTCATCACGCTCCGCCGACAGCCTCGTCCAATGCTCATCGAGGTCCTTAAACTCGTCAAGCCTTTCGTCGATCTGCTTACGGTCACTCTCAAGCCGCTCCAGATTGCCCTCGATGTCGCCGAGGCCCGACCGCAGGTCGCGATCCCTCGCAACCTCGCGCTCAAGCACCCGAATACGAGCCGCCGGATCGGCGAGTGCTTTCAACCTCGCGTCGAGATTCACTATCCGCTGCTCGCTCTCACCGAGCCTCTGCCGCTCTTCGTCCAGCGTTGCCCGTTTCGCCGTGAGTTCCTTACCCTCGTCCGTGAGTTCCGTCTCGCGTTGTCTAAAGGTCTCAAGGGCCGCCATCAATTGCTGGCCCTCGCGAGCCCTTGCGAGATCGCCCGAGACAGCGAGACGCTCAGTGTCGAGTGCGGAGATCCTCTCTGTCAGGTCCTCGAACTGGTTCGACAAGAAGCCCTCAAGTGTCTCGCCATCCTTTAGATTTAGACATTTCTGCGACAAGACCGGGCAAAATCCGTCCTTGATCTCGCTCTGGAATTTTCGGTCACGTTCGAGCCCTGCCTGCAGGGCCGCGATCTGGGCGACGATCTCAGATTCTCGTTTTTCCAGCTTTGAGAGTTCCGCGGTGGCAGCGGTCTTCTCCTCGGCGTCACGGATCTTCTGCTGATTCTTACGGAATTTCTCCCTCAGCCTCTCAAGCTCCCGCTCGATGCTGCGGATGCGTTCGTCGGCGTTGCGGGCATTGGTCACGAGCTCACGAAGCTCACTGATCTCCTTTTCAATACCGGCCTGCTCCACGGCGCTCTGCTTGAGTTTCTCGATCTCGGCCCGGGCATCCTGCAGCTTCATCAGTTCATCGCTGAGTCTCTTTTGGTCTGCCTTAACGTTAGCGATAGCGGTTGCGATCTGAGATGACTCGCCACGAAAGCGGTCGCGTTCAAGTCTCTGACGTTCGAGGTCCTTGGCTCGGCCAAGCGCAGCCAGATGACGTTCGTGCCCCGGTTTGGCCCTTTCGAGTGTTGCCGCCGCCTCGGTTGCCTTTCCCAACGCTTTTTCGGCCTGCGCAAGCAGTAACCCGGCCTTCTCCTTATCACTGCGGCTTCGCTCGACCGACGAAGTAAGCCCCGACACCCGTCGTTCCTGTTCGTCCAGGTCCTTTACTCTCTGCTGCCTTGCGGCCAGATCGTCCGCGAGCGGTTCCATCTCGGCTGCCAGCCTCGCCGCCTGCTCTGCGACCTCCGCGTGCTCGGCCTCGACCGTCTCAGAGCGTGATAGTTCGCCCTCAGCACGCGCAACATTCTCACGAATATCGCTGATCTGCAGATCGACGTGACGCGACGTCTCGCGGAGCTTTTCGGCGGCCTGGCGATATTCCTCAACCTTCAGCAGCTTGTCAAAGGCGGTTTTGCGCTCGGTCGCTCCTTCGAGAAAGATCGCTGTAAACGTCCCTTGCGGCACGCCGATAGCCTGACGAAACAGCGACCTCAGGTCAGTTCCCGGCTCAAGGCCCAGATGCTGCCACAGAAATCGCGTGACCTCGTCCTTCTTGTCGGCAAGCCGTCGCTGCAGCCGTGGATCGGTGACATGATAGCCGGTGCCCGTGTCGCGCGTGACAACATATTCCCTTTCGTCAAGGCCGCTCTCGATGGTAACGGAGGCGTGTCCTTTCTTCGCCCCGCGGCGGAGAAAATCCTCCTTCTTGTATTCGAGCAGGTCAAACAGCACCCAGGCGATCGCCTCGATGATCGTGGTCTTGCCGGCCCCGTTATCGCCCGTAATAGCTGTCGTGCCGCGTTCGAATCGGAAACTCGACCTCGCATGGGATTTAATGTTCTCAAGCTCGATCCCAATGATGTGCATGCCTTACCAGTAAACCGTAAACAGTGGCTCGTAACAAGTGAACACGTCGTTCACCTGCCACCTCTCACTTGTCACGATCCACTAGTTTTTTCGGATGCCGATGGTGCCGTTGTTCGTGGTGACCCTGACCACTGCCCCGTTGCCTGAACCGAATTCGCCGACAATACTCTTGCCGTTCTCCTGTAGGTTTTCGGTCAGTAGTTTGAACGGGAGTTCAGAAGAAAAACTGCCCGACGCGAAGGTGGCCGCGAGCTTAAAAGCTGCCGCCGAAGGGAGCGCGAGCCGAATAGAGCCGTTCGATGTGCCAAAACTGTAGTTTGCCCCGCTGAGGATCGGCCCCGTAAACCCGACGGTGCCCGAGATCGAGCCGACCTCGACCTGGCGATACTTGACCGCTTGCATCGAGATGGTCCCGCTGTTGGTCTTTGCGGCAAAGGTGTCGCCGATCTCGCTCGGGCCCGCCTCGAAGACGACGATGTTGCCCGTCGTGCTTTCAAGCCGCAGAGAGCCTCGTGACTCCTCGACCGTAATATCACCCTGATACGTGGATGCCGACACGCCGCCTGAAACATTACGAATGACGATGTCGCCGCCAACATTCTTGACGCTCGCCTTTCTGACGCGATCGACCACGGTCCGCGTCTCCTGGCCCTTTACGCCGACACTTGATCCCTCGGGCACGTCGATCTCTATCTCGTCGCCCCAAAGACATTCGGAAAACGCCTTGAAGACCCGTTTTGGGTCTTCACCGGTTGCCATCAGCCATACGGGCTGCTGGTCAGGCGTGCGTTCGAGTACCTTGAACGTCACGGGGCTGCCCTTCTTGACAAAGACCCTTACCTCGTTACGCTTCCAACCATTGACGCGGAGCAGGCCCTGCACCACGCATAGCGAGAGATTTGCGTTCGGGGCGACCTCGATCGATCGCTCATGATCATCGCCACGCCAAAGATGAGGAAACGTCGGCTCCGCCGGCTTCGGAGCTGAAACGCCCGGTTTCGGAGCGGCGGGAGGCTTTGGCGTAGACGGAGACCGGGCGCCCTGGCCCCAGGCAGAAATGACACCGAGCACCGCGCAGGCGGCCACGATCTGAAGGAATTTTCTCAGGAACTTGCTCATCAGTACAGCCTATTTGATGCTAGCGATCAATTCTTCCTGCTGAGACACCGAATTGAGCAGGTCGATCTTATTCTGGTACGACGCGTAGAGCACCTGCCGCGCCGAGCCATTCTGAGGATTACGCCGGACCTCTTTCTTCATCTTAGCGATCGCGTCGTTAACTACAGCCATGTCGCGTTCAAAGGCGACACGCTGCGAGGGCCGCAGCACGCCCGCCTCCTTCTGCTCATCGACCGTTTTTGTCAGGCTGGCGATAGTCTTGACGTAACTTTCCTCGCCCGGCAGATTTACCCTCGCCGGATCACTCGGGACGGTCGAACGCACACTTCGCCGAGTCTCATGCCGATAGGCCGCGCGCTCGATACGAGGTGCATTGAGAATACCGCCGGTATCGATATCGCCGACTGTCGATCTGGCCGGCGGCGTCTGCATGACCGGAGCCGTCACTGACGGCTGAGTGCCAAGCGTCGCCCGCGGCTCCTCGACCGTGACGCCCCGATTCATCCATACGGCGGCCGCAATACCAATAACAATCAATAAACCCGCTGCTGCCGCGATCGACGGACTAATGAACGCCGCAGCCAAAAATGACCTCAATCGGGCCCAGGCCGGCTGCCTTTCCGCAGCTATCGATTCATTGATCCGTGACCACAAACGCTGCGTCGGGACAAGCGTATCAAATTCGCTTGCCAGCGCCGGAAAGACAATTGCTGACTCATCCTCGGCCTCAGCGAGCAAAGCGGCACACGCGTCACAGCCTGCTATATGGCCGGTGACCTGCGCCGACTCGTCAAGCGATAGTTCGCTGTCGAGTAGTGCCTGAATAGTCCCGATCTTGAGATGTTCCGTGATCATTTCTGCTTACCGTAGTGGCGGGCAAATTCCGCCCTCGCCCTTGCTACAAAAGTCCCAATACTCGTCTCGTTCAAGTCCAAACTCGCCGCGATCTCTTTATACGAGAGGCCCTGCTGTTTAAGCAGCAGGCAGCTTCGGTGGGGCTCCTTCAATTTGTTCATCGCCCTCAATATCTCGCTCACGCCCGCACTCTGCTCATATTCGTCCTCGACCGAAACCGTCTGATCGCCCGTCGATTTGACGTAATTCTCATCCCGCGTGTTCGCCCTAACCTGACCGCGAATTGTGTTCTTTGCAAGGTTTATCGCCACACGTATCAGCCATGGGCGGAGCATTTCATCCGATGTTATCGAGTCGAGATTTTTGTAAAGCCGCAAAAACGCTTCCTGCGTCACATCCTCAGCCATTCCGGCATCTCGCACGACCGAGCGCGCCGCCCGAAAGACGGTGCGGTGATGAAGCATGAACGCCTCTTCAAAACCGATCCTGTCTGTCGCTGATGCCGCCGCTGTTTGCTCGGACATTATGTCCACAAGAATGTCGGTAACCTCGCTCATTTCTCAGCATCGAATGCTCATCAATGTTAATACACCGCAAGCACGCCGTTAATGACACGAATTTACCCCTAAAACCAATGAATTTCAATCATTTGAGCGTCTACAGAATTGCAATACGCCTATGACATCCGCTTGGTTCGCGATTGCGCCCGTAACGTCCGATGCGTTAAACTTTTGAAACTAAACACGCCTGCATCCGTGAGAAGTTGGGGACGCGCAGGGACTTTGTAGTTATGAGCAATCTAAGAGCACGGTTTCGCGACCAGCGGGGCTTTAACCTGATCGAGTTGATGATCGTGATCGCCATCATCGGCCTGCTGATCGGCGTCGGCAGCCTGGCGTGGCAAGCCGTTATCCGCAGCGGCAACGAAACCACGGCCGCACAGACGCTGGACAATATGCGCAAGTATCAGGCCCAGTTCGCATCGCGCAATCGCGGCAATTTTGCGACCTTTGACCAGTTGATACAGACGGCGGGGCTTGATGAGAAATTCGCAGGTGAGAATCCTGTCGTCAACGGCTATATTTTTAAGCTGACCATCACGCCATCAAGCGCCAGCCAGCCGGCATTCTATTCGATAAATGCCGACCCACAGGTCGCCGAAGGCGTAACCGCTACCGGAACGCGCCATTTTTACACCGATTCGTCGCTCAGCACAATAAAAGGCACGGACGAGAACCGCCCCGCCAAAGCCGATGACCAATCGATCTGATATGTTGCATTTTTCATTTTGAATTTTGACTTTTGCATCTTGAATTCTGAATTTTTGGTTTTGACTTTT of Chloracidobacterium sp. contains these proteins:
- a CDS encoding ribonuclease HI; this encodes MKKVTIVCDGSSLGNGKGNARAAAVALLGFKGLWKAVGEYLGNATNQQAEIAAAAVGLETLKEPCEVHLVSDSRYVVETMGGTWKKKTNHDWWRRLERAALRHQIDWEWTRGHAGHEIQEAADDLARRIATLGTVDETLLDDAAADLGVKEI
- a CDS encoding SMC family ATPase: MHIIGIELENIKSHARSSFRFERGTTAITGDNGAGKTTIIEAIAWVLFDLLEYKKEDFLRRGAKKGHASVTIESGLDEREYVVTRDTGTGYHVTDPRLQRRLADKKDEVTRFLWQHLGLEPGTDLRSLFRQAIGVPQGTFTAIFLEGATERKTAFDKLLKVEEYRQAAEKLRETSRHVDLQISDIRENVARAEGELSRSETVEAEHAEVAEQAARLAAEMEPLADDLAARQQRVKDLDEQERRVSGLTSSVERSRSDKEKAGLLLAQAEKALGKATEAAATLERAKPGHERHLAALGRAKDLERQRLERDRFRGESSQIATAIANVKADQKRLSDELMKLQDARAEIEKLKQSAVEQAGIEKEISELRELVTNARNADERIRSIERELERLREKFRKNQQKIRDAEEKTAATAELSKLEKRESEIVAQIAALQAGLERDRKFQSEIKDGFCPVLSQKCLNLKDGETLEGFLSNQFEDLTERISALDTERLAVSGDLARAREGQQLMAALETFRQRETELTDEGKELTAKRATLDEERQRLGESEQRIVNLDARLKALADPAARIRVLEREVARDRDLRSGLGDIEGNLERLESDRKQIDERLDEFKDLDEHWTRLSAERDETAEAHRQFIANEAEAATLDKRTADAEAAKSALAAATVAVESAERELAAVGINYDAELHKNERNALIGVERRAAEMRATHEAARRRVEQLTAEIARFGQLRNSLAGEFKEKEKLEKVAEATTFIRDTLKEAAPRVARNYVYHVSLEANLLFREITGNAERTLEWGEDYAIMLEEDGHRRPFVSLSGGEQMAAALSVRLALLKQLTDIRIAFFDEPTANMDAERRENLAMQVSRITNFDQLFVISHDETFDNFVDNVIAL
- a CDS encoding DUF4097 family beta strand repeat protein, producing MSKFLRKFLQIVAACAVLGVISAWGQGARSPSTPKPPAAPKPGVSAPKPAEPTFPHLWRGDDHERSIEVAPNANLSLCVVQGLLRVNGWKRNEVRVFVKKGSPVTFKVLERTPDQQPVWLMATGEDPKRVFKAFSECLWGDEIEIDVPEGSSVGVKGQETRTVVDRVRKASVKNVGGDIVIRNVSGGVSASTYQGDITVEESRGSLRLESTTGNIVVFEAGPSEIGDTFAAKTNSGTISMQAVKYRQVEVGSISGTVGFTGPILSGANYSFGTSNGSIRLALPSAAAFKLAATFASGSFSSELPFKLLTENLQENGKSIVGEFGSGNGAVVRVTTNNGTIGIRKN
- a CDS encoding zf-HC2 domain-containing protein, with translation MITEHLKIGTIQALLDSELSLDESAQVTGHIAGCDACAALLAEAEDESAIVFPALASEFDTLVPTQRLWSRINESIAAERQPAWARLRSFLAAAFISPSIAAAAGLLIVIGIAAAVWMNRGVTVEEPRATLGTQPSVTAPVMQTPPARSTVGDIDTGGILNAPRIERAAYRHETRRSVRSTVPSDPARVNLPGEESYVKTIASLTKTVDEQKEAGVLRPSQRVAFERDMAVVNDAIAKMKKEVRRNPQNGSARQVLYASYQNKIDLLNSVSQQEELIASIK
- a CDS encoding sigma-70 family RNA polymerase sigma factor, producing the protein MSEVTDILVDIMSEQTAAASATDRIGFEEAFMLHHRTVFRAARSVVRDAGMAEDVTQEAFLRLYKNLDSITSDEMLRPWLIRVAINLAKNTIRGQVRANTRDENYVKSTGDQTVSVEDEYEQSAGVSEILRAMNKLKEPHRSCLLLKQQGLSYKEIAASLDLNETSIGTFVARARAEFARHYGKQK
- a CDS encoding prepilin-type N-terminal cleavage/methylation domain-containing protein, translated to MSNLRARFRDQRGFNLIELMIVIAIIGLLIGVGSLAWQAVIRSGNETTAAQTLDNMRKYQAQFASRNRGNFATFDQLIQTAGLDEKFAGENPVVNGYIFKLTITPSSASQPAFYSINADPQVAEGVTATGTRHFYTDSSLSTIKGTDENRPAKADDQSI